The Pyrus communis chromosome 12, drPyrComm1.1, whole genome shotgun sequence genomic sequence CAAACTCATGTCTTGTACAAGTTTGATTACACAAACATCGTTTTAAGAAAATCCAATTCGTTGATGAGCAAAATCTAATTTCTTTAGCGTTTGTTTAAATCAACCGGATCAATGATAAGTTGTCATCAAGAAATATAAGGAGTCATTTCTTTATACTTGCAAGTCACAATAGATATAAATGCAAAATTAAGTCTCCAAAACCATTATGATAAAAGTTTATGGACATATTTCAAACTATAATTAGGATTTAGCATTCTTGTCCCGACTTAAATATAAAGTACTGAGGGGTGGGCATACGGATCTTCAGAATTGTGAATTCGGACCGTATAACCAAATCCAATGTAAAACCATCTGTTTCTTActtttgattttcaaaatgGTCAGAGTTGAACCCAATTTGTTTAAAACCGATTCCAAAATTGAGTTCATATTTCTTATATGCGGGTTACCCAGCTCGGACCATTTGAGGGTTGTCTTAGCACTTGTCATTTTAATAGCAACAATAAAATTTCTTCCTATCAAACATTTGTTGGTATTGACTTTGTTAGACATAATTCTCTCACAACATAAACACACATAGATTGTTTTGTATTGTTGTTTTGTTATACGACATATGATTGAAAACAGATTCGCCAACCCGTAAAAACCGAACCGTATCAAGCAGATCCAAATAAGCCGGTTCCATTAATAAACGTACCTAATTTCACCTTGCAAGTTTCCCAGACAAGGCCAAACCTCCGGGCCCTCACacttttatgttgtttccaCTTTCTCTGCCCCTCTCTCTCAATCGGAGAGCTTaaccaaattttcattatttttaaaccGTAGATTACTTCTTATTTTGGACTAATCCGCTCGATTAGTCTAAACTCTGATTAAAACATTTCTGCCTCAATTCTCAAGAGTCAAATGTGTCATTTTCTGttcctttataaaaaaaagaaaaaaaaaatattatgattATTGATAAGGCCTTGAATCTGTATCCTCTCTCTATCTGTAACTTACTAGCACAAAGGGACAGAAGCAGCCCACTCGTAACTACAAAACTGCCACATAATTCAACCAAAACTCAAACCCCAAGACATATGCTAAGCTTCTGTTCTTTCCTTCTGTTTCAGTTTCTTCAAGCCACCTGAACCAGTCTGTTCAAAACTGCGTTTTTTCCAGATAAGATCGGTGGTTTTGATGCATGAGGTGGCCTTCAAAAGCTTCTGGGCTCGTGTAGGATTGCTTCTCTAGAAAGCACTTCTGCTAGAAGTGcgttggaatttttttattagaaatccGAATGCGTGCTTTCTAGAAAATCACTTGGAACGTCGCCTGAAGAAGCATTTGGTAATTGGTGGGAGCTGAGTTTCTCTGTCAAAAGCAGTCAGATGCGCTTTTAGCCATTCCAGGAGCTTACAGCTGATTGGGTTTTGTGTTGTATAGGTTTTGAGGTAAAAACATTCTTCTGGGATTTTGGTCTTCTAACAAAAGATCAAATCTTTCTGGGTTTTGTACAATTTCTAGGGTTATGGGAATGGAGATTTTAATCTCTGTGATCTTACTGTTCGTGGGGATTGTTGTTTTAGTGGTAATTCATGTTTGTATTGTTGGGAGAGCATTCAACAGAGCCAATAATCAAGGTGTTAATCTGGTTCAAAGAAGCAGCATTTTTGGGATCAAAAGGATGTCCAACGAGGAACTCAACATGCTGCCTTGCTTCGACTACAAGGCAGAAGAGAAAGGGACTATTACTAGCCCTGGGGATTGTGCAGTTTGCTTGGAAAGTTTCAAGGGAGGTGAAAAATGCAGGTTGTTGCCAAATTGCAAGCACAGCTTCCATGCTCAATGCATAGATTCATGGCTGCTCAAGACTCCGGTTTGTCCGGTGTGTCGGACTTGTGCTAAAACTCCGAAGATTGATGTGAGTTTGGTAGGGGAAAGCAGCGTTTCGGGCGCAATCGAAATGTCGTAGAAGGCAAgttgttttatgttttgttttcatTGTTAATAGTGATGTTTTTGTAATAAGTTTCTTGCTTGCATATCCCTTTTCCTAAAGAATTCAATGCTGGTTCTGCTTAACGTGATTATATACCAAGTGATTTATATgtggaagaaaaaaaggaatttgGTTTTCACGACAAGCTGATGGAGATTTGAAGGCACAATAGATTGCAAATCCTCGACGGTTGCCTTGCATTAGGGGGCAAAAGAACAAGTCTTGCTCCGTTATTCTTCCTAAGCCTCGAGGACTTGCATAAACGGAGACACCAAGCTGGCGTTATTTCAAATCAATAATGCGATCGCACGTTGTTAAAACATATGAGGATGCATGATGGGGTTGGACAACACCACCTTAGCTTCAATAATGCGTTCTCACGTCATTAAAACACATGAGGATGCGTGATAGGGTTGGGACAGCGCCACCTTAGCTTCTCCGTTTCATGTATTTAAAACAATCACTTTGTGCAAGCCATGAAGACCCAAAGGGATGAGTTAATTTGGAAGAAGCACGACGAACAAACCAATCAGTCAAGTACACAGCTACGAAGATATGTGATGAACGTTTCTTCCTTCTTGGTGGAATAGGCATGCCGCCGGACCTTAATGGCGGGTTTTCAGACAACATGAAGTTTCAGGTAAAAAAGAGCATTCCTATACCAACACCTTCATGATCACGCTACAGATACAAAAGCACCGTGTTTTAAACTCACAAA encodes the following:
- the LOC137710183 gene encoding E3 ubiquitin-protein ligase ATL4-like, with translation MEILISVILLFVGIVVLVVIHVCIVGRAFNRANNQGVNLVQRSSIFGIKRMSNEELNMLPCFDYKAEEKGTITSPGDCAVCLESFKGGEKCRLLPNCKHSFHAQCIDSWLLKTPVCPVCRTCAKTPKIDVSLVGESSVSGAIEMS